A segment of the Candidatus Izimaplasma bacterium HR1 genome:
TGTGGTGGTACTGGGTGTATGGCCAGTGAATCACAAGAAATGCTAGATTCTTTGAAAGCAAAAGTTAAAGAATTGAATATGGAAAATGAAATCAATGTTATTAAAACTGGTTGTTTTGGATTTTGTGGACAAGGTCCAATTATCAAAGTTCAACCTGATAATGTATTTTATGTAAAAGTAAAACTAACTGATATTAATGAAATTTTTGAAGAACATGTTTTAAAAGGACGCGTTGTTGAAAGATTATTATTTATAGATCCAAAAGAAAATGAACGTGTTAAAGAACATAAAGATATGGATTTCTATAAAAAGCAATATCGTATAGCTTTACGTAACTGTGGATTTATTAATCCTGAAGATATTAGTGAGTATGTAGCTGTAAGAGGATACGAAGCTTTGGCTATCGTCTTAAGTGAGAAAACTCCTAAAGAAGTAATTGATTTAATGAAAGATTCTAAATTACGTGGTCGTGGTGGAGGAGGATTCCCAACTGGTTTAAAATGGGAATTAACTGCAAAACATCGTCGTATTGATAAATATGTTATTTGTAATGCTGATGAAGGAGATCCTGGGGCATTCATGGACCGTTCTATTTTAGAAGGAGACCCTCACACAGTATTAGAAGCAATGGCAATCGCAGGTTATGCAATGGGTGCTGCTACTGGTATGGTTTATATTAGAGCAGAATATCCACTTGCAATTCATCGATTAGAAGTTGCAATCGCTCAAGCTAGAGAGTATGGTTTCTTAGGAAAAGATTTATTCGGTAGTGGATTTGACTTTGACATTGAAATTCGTTTAGGTGCTGGAGCATTTGTTTGTGGTGAAGAAACTGCTTTAATCAATTCTCTTCAAGGTATGAGAGGAGAACCTACCAAAAAACCTCCATTCCCAAGTGAAGCTGGATATAAAAATATGCCTACAAGCGTAAACAACGTTGAAACATTTGCTAACATCCCACCAATTATTTTAAATGGACCAGAGTGGTTTAGTAGCATCGGTACTGAAGGTTCAAAAGGAACCAAAGTTTTTGCTCTTGCTGGTAAAATCAATAATATTGGACTTGTTGAAGTTCCAATGGGTACAACATTACGTGAAATCGTTTACGATATCGGTGGTGGTATTATTGATGGTAAAAAGTTTAAAGCTGTGCAAACAGGAGGACCTAGTGGTGGAGTAATCACTACAGAACATCTTGATACACCAATTGATTACGAATCATTGAAATCAATTGGAAGCATGATGGGTTCTGGTGGAATGATTATCTTAGATGAAGATGATGATATGGTTGAACTTTCTAGATTCTACTTAGATTTTACTCAAGATGAATCTTGTGGTAAATGTACTCCTTGTAGAATTGGTACAAAACGTATGTTTGAAATCTTAGATCGTCTTATCAAAATGGAAGGGTGTCCTGAAGACCTAGATATTTTAGAAGATTTATCTATTAACATTAAAAACAGCTCTTTATGTGGATTAGGACAAAGTGCTCCAAATCCTGTATTGAGTTCATTGGAATATTTTAGAGAAGAATACGAAGCTTATGCTTATAGAACTAAAAAAGTTTCATATACAATCAATGCTGACAAATGTATTGGATGTACAAAATGTGCGAGAGTATGTCCAGTTAGTTGTATTGAAGGAAAAGTTAAAGTTAAACACGTTATTAATGAG
Coding sequences within it:
- the hndC_2 gene encoding NADP-reducing hydrogenase subunit HndC, giving the protein MKRMTLLVCGGTGCMASESQEMLDSLKAKVKELNMENEINVIKTGCFGFCGQGPIIKVQPDNVFYVKVKLTDINEIFEEHVLKGRVVERLLFIDPKENERVKEHKDMDFYKKQYRIALRNCGFINPEDISEYVAVRGYEALAIVLSEKTPKEVIDLMKDSKLRGRGGGGFPTGLKWELTAKHRRIDKYVICNADEGDPGAFMDRSILEGDPHTVLEAMAIAGYAMGAATGMVYIRAEYPLAIHRLEVAIAQAREYGFLGKDLFGSGFDFDIEIRLGAGAFVCGEETALINSLQGMRGEPTKKPPFPSEAGYKNMPTSVNNVETFANIPPIILNGPEWFSSIGTEGSKGTKVFALAGKINNIGLVEVPMGTTLREIVYDIGGGIIDGKKFKAVQTGGPSGGVITTEHLDTPIDYESLKSIGSMMGSGGMIILDEDDDMVELSRFYLDFTQDESCGKCTPCRIGTKRMFEILDRLIKMEGCPEDLDILEDLSINIKNSSLCGLGQSAPNPVLSSLEYFREEYEAYAYRTKKVSYTINADKCIGCTKCARVCPVSCIEGKVKVKHVINEDECIACGACFAACPVDAIIKP